The Palaemon carinicauda isolate YSFRI2023 chromosome 37, ASM3689809v2, whole genome shotgun sequence genome contains a region encoding:
- the LOC137629319 gene encoding rhoptry surface protein CERLI2-like: MTTEKNEQHYVTTEKNDQHYETTEKNEQHYETTEKNDQHYVTTEKNDQHYATTEKNDQHYATTEKNDQHYATTEKNDQHYETTEKNDQHYETTEKNDQHYVTTEKNDQHYETTEKIDQHYETTEKNDQHYVTTDRKE, translated from the coding sequence atgactacagaaaagaatgaacaacattatgtgactacagaaaagaatgatcaacattatgAGACTACTGAAAAGAATGAACAACATTATGAgactacagaaaagaatgatcaacattatgtgactacagaaaagaatgatcaacattatgcgactacagaaaagaatgatcaacattatgcgactacagaaaagaatgatcaacattatgCGACCacagaaaagaatgatcaacattatgagactacagaaaagaatgatcaacattatgagactacagaaaagaatgatcaacattatgtgactacagaaaagaatgatcaacattatgAGACTACAGAAAAGATTGATCAACATTATGAgactacagaaaagaatgatcaacattatgtgactacagacagaaaagaatga
- the LOC137629320 gene encoding uncharacterized protein gives MDRDDDQEIHGEKNDQHYETTEKNDQHYVTTEKSDQHYVTTEKNEQHYVTTEKNDQHYVTTEKNDLHYLTTEKNDQHYVTTEKNDQHYTEKNEQHYETTEKNDQHYVTTEKNDQHYVTTEKSDQHYVTTEKNEQHYVTTEKNDQHYVTTEKNDLHYVTTEKNDQHYVTTEKNDQHYVTTDRKE, from the exons ATGGACCGAGatgacgaccaagagattcatgggg aaaagaatgatcaacattatgagactacagaaaagaatgatcaacattatgTGACTACAGAAAAGAGTGATCAACATTATGTGACTACAGAAAAGAATGAACAACATTATGTGACCacagaaaagaatgatcaacattatgtgactacagaaaagaatgatcTACATTATTTgactacagaaaagaatgatcaacattatgtgactacagaaaagaatgatcaacattat ACAGAAAAGAATGAACAACATTATGAgactacagaaaagaatgatcaacattatgtgactacagaaaagaatgatcaacattatgTGACTACAGAAAAGAGTGATCAACATTATGTGACTACAGAAAAGAATGAACAACATTATGTGACCacagaaaagaatgatcaacattatgtgactacagaaaagaatgatcTACATTATGTgactacagaaaagaatgatcaacattatgTGACTACTgaaaagaatgatcaacattatgtgactacagacagaaaagaatga